One Salvelinus namaycush isolate Seneca unplaced genomic scaffold, SaNama_1.0 Scaffold29, whole genome shotgun sequence DNA segment encodes these proteins:
- the LOC120039660 gene encoding cornifin-B-like, with the protein MPHCHRATVPPCHRATVSPCHIATLPPCHRAIVPPCHRAIMQPCHRATVPPCHPAIMPPCYHATLPPCDCVTLPPCDCVTLRLCHPATLRPCHCVTVPPCHPAIVPPCHPATLPPCHTATVPPCHPATLPPCHRATMPPCHPAYYFTTLHP; encoded by the coding sequence ATGCCACACTGCCACCGTGCGACCGTGCCACCCTGCCACCGTGCCACCGTgtcaccgtgtcacattgccaccCTGCCACCCTGCCATCGTGCCATCGTGCCACCGTGCCACCGTGCCATCATGCAACCGTGCCACCGTGCCACCGTGCCACCCTGCCACCCTGCTATCATGCCACCCTGCTATCATGCCACCCTGCCACCCTGCGACTGTGTCACCCTGCCACCCTGCGACTGTGTCACCCTGCGACTGTGCCACCCTGCCACCCTGCGACCGTGCCACTGTGTCACCGTGCCACCCTGCCACCCTGCCATCGTGCCACCGTGCCACCCTGCCACCCTGCCACCCTGCCACACTGCCACCGTGCCACCCTGCCACCCTGCCACCCTGCCACCGTGTCACCGTGCCACCATGCCACCCTGCCACCCTGCCTATTACTTCACCACACTTCACCCCTGA